AGTTCGATGATATCGGCTCCCTGACGGGCGAGTTCGTGAACCAGCTCAAAAGTGGTCTCCAGGTCAGGATCGCCAGCCGTAATATAGGGAATGAGCCCGACTTCCCGGCGCGCGCGCAGGGCGGCAAAGGTGTCGGCGATCCGCGTCATTCCCTGCCCTCTCTCTTGTCGCGCGACTCTTCCACATACCGGGCAACACTTTCCAGATCCTTGTCGCCCCGTCCCGACACGTTAATCACCACCGTCTCCTCGGGCCGCAGGCGCGGCACCAGAGACGCCGCATAGGCGATGGCGTGGGCGCTTTCCAGGGCCGGGATGATGCCCTCGGTCTCGGCCAGCAGCTGGATGGCGGCAACGGCCTCGTCGTCCCTGACCGTGACATACTCGACGCGCCCCCGGTCGTTGAGATGGCTCAGCTCCGGTCCGACCCCGGGATAGTCGAGGCCGGGCGCCAGGGAGTAGGTATCCTGGATCTGGCCCAGCTCGTCTTGCAGCACGTAGCTCTTGCTGCCGTGCAGGACGCCGATGTGGCCGCCGTTGATCGAGGCGGCGTTCTGCCCGGGTCCCAGGCCGCCGGCCTCAACCCCGATCATGCGGACCTGATCCGCCGACAGAAAGGGCGCAAATAAGCCCATAGCGTTGCTGCCGCCGCCCACACAGGCAATCAGATAGTCGGGCAAACGACCGGTCTGTTTGCGCACCTGTCGCCTGGTCTCGCGGCCAATCACCGACTGAAAGTCGCGGACCAGCATGGGATAGGGGTGTGGGCCAGCCACGGTGCCGATCACATAAAACGTAGAGCCGACCTGGGTGATCCAGTCCCGCAGGGCCTCGTTCATGGCATCTTTGAGGGTGCGAGTGCCGGCCGCCACCTCGCGCAGCTTGGCGCCCAGCAGGCGCATCCGAAAAACATTCGGCGCCTGGCGGACAATGTCGTCGCTGCCCATGAAGACCTCGCACTCGAAGCCGAACAGGGCGGCAACGGTAGCGGTCGCAACGCCGTGCTGGCCCGCTCCGGTCTCGGCGATCAGGCGCCGCTTGCCCATGCGTTTGGCCAGCAGAGCCTGACCGATGGTGTTGTTGATCTTATGCGCCCCGGTGTGGCACAGATCTTCCCGCTTGAGATAGACCTTGGCTCCGCCCAGACGCTGGGTCAGACGCTCGGCAAAGGTCAGGGGGGTTGGGCGACCGACGTATTCTTGGCGCAGAGCGCGCAACTCGGTCTGAAACGTCGGGTCACGCCGACACTGACGATACAGAGCCTCCAGCTCAATCAGCGCCGGCATCAGGGTTTCGGCAACGTAGCGTCCCCCGTACGGACCAAAGTGACCACGGCTGTCAGGCTGTCTTGGCATACTGGATAAAGGCGCGGAGTTTGTCGGCATCCTTCTGGCCTGGGGCACACTCCACGCCGCTGGCGACATCGACCGCCCAGGGCTGTACGGTGCGGATTGCCGTAGCGACGTTCTCGGGCGTTAAGCCACCGGCCAGAATAAGACGCAGGCGCTGGTCCTCGGGCAGCCCGGCCAGCCGGGACCAGACAAAGCTGGTCCCGGTCCCTCCGTATCGGCCCGGACGGTAGGTGTCAAGCAACACATAGTCGGCCGGGTGGGTGGACCAGTCCGGGAGCAGGGGCTCAGCCCCGACCCGCAGAGCTTTAATCGTTTTCTGTTGCCAGCCACGGCAGTCTGGCGCGGTTTCATCGCCGTGGAACTGGACGGCGTGCAGGCCGAGTCGCTCGGCCAGTGCCGCCACCTGGTGTCGCGGAGCGTTCACAAACACCCCGACCCGCCAGACCGTGGGCGGGAGAAGAGCACAGATGGCCCGGGCGGTCGGCTCGGACACGTAGCGCGGGCTAGGCGGGTAGAAGTTGAGGCCGATCAGATCGGCGCCAGCCTCGACCGCCAGACGCGCGTCATCAACATTGGTAATGCCGCAGATTTTAACCCGGATCGTCATCTGACGCTGAGAGAGACGCGGCTCACGGGGCAGCCCGGAGCATCGCCCGGAGGGGTTCGCCAGGGTCTGGGGCGGCCATGAAGGTCTCGCCGATCAAAAACGCCCTGGCGCCCCGCGCTTCGAGTCGGTCCAGTTGCTCGGCCCGTGACAGACCGCTCTCTGACACCACAGTCACGTCGGGCGGAATATGCCGCAGCAGACGTTCAGTCGTCTCGATGCTGGTCTGAAACGTGCGCAGATCGCGGTTGTTGATGCCCAGCAGCGAGACCTGGCAGGCCAGGGCGCGTTCAAGTTCGGCCTCGTCATGCACCTCAACCAGACAATCGAGCCGCAGAGAGTCGGCCAGCGCCGCCAACTCCTGGAGCTGGGTGTCTGACAGAATGGCGACGATCAGCAGGATGGCGCTCGCCCCATACGACCGGGCTTCATACACCTGATAGGGATCGAACACAAAATCCTTGCGCAGCAGCGGGAGACCGACATGCTCGCGAATCAGGCCTAGATAGTCGAGATGCCCCTGAAAGAACTTCTGATCGGTCAGCACCGAGATGGCGGCGGCACCGGCTGCGGTATAGGTGTGGGCCAGCCGCAGCGGGTCAAAGTCCGCCCGGATGACGCCCTTTGACGGTGAGGCCTTTTTTACCTCGGCGATAATCGTTCGACCGGGGTGCTGCTGGAGCGCCTGCAGGAAGGCGGGCGGCACGGCCTGGAAGTGGACCGAATCCTGTAACTGGACCAGGGAAACCGTCCGTTTCTGAGCAGCCAGCTCGGTCCGTTTGTGGGCCACAATGTCGTCGAGAATCATACCGCTTCCGTGAGGCTCAGAGCAATGTAAGCGTCAAGAGTTCGCGCGGCAGCTCCGCTATCAATGGCGGCTTGGGCACGGGCGACCCCCTGGCCGACAGACGAGACGAGATCGCCGACGTACAGCGCGGCCCCGGCGTTGAAACATACGATATCACGGGCCGGGCCGGGCTGACCGGCAAAAACATGGCGGATGAGGTCGGCCGATTCCTGGGCGCTGCTCACCTGCAGCTCGGACAGCCGGCAGGCGGACAGGCCGAATTCGGTGGGCTGGACCGTATAGGTCTTGACCTGCCCCTCGGTCCACTCGGCAACGTGGCTGGGACCGGACAGCGAGAGTTCATCCAGCCCGTCGGCGCCGTGGACGACCAGCGCATGGCGACTCCCCAGGCGACCCAGGGCTTCGGCCAGCGGCACGACCCAGCGCTGGGCAAAAACGCCGATGAGCTGGTGTCCGGCCCCGGCCGGGTTGGTCAGCGGGCCGAGCAGGTTGAAAATCGTCCGAATCCCGATTTCTCGACGCGGTCCAACGGCGTATCGCATCGCCTTATGAAAGGCCGGCGCCAGAAAGAAGCCGAAGCCGACTGTCCGCAAGGAGTGGGCCACCTGTTCCGGCGTCAGTTCAATGTGTGCTCCAAGCGTTTCCAGGACATCCGCGCCGCCAACCACGCCGGACATGGCACGGTTGCCGTGCTTGGCCACACGGCCGCCAGCCGCGACAACGACAAAGGCCGCGGCAGTGGAAATGTTGAAGGTGCGGCAGCCATCCCCGCCAGTACCACACGTATCAATGACCGGCCCGGGCGGCTCGACCCGGGTGGCGCGGTCTCGCATCACCCTGGCTGCACCGGCAATCTCGGCCACAACCTCGCCCTTCACGTGCAAACCGGTCAACAGGGCGCCGATTTGGGCCGGGGTGGCCTGGCCGTCCATGATCTCGGCGGTGACCAGAGCCATCTCCTGCTCGCTCAGGTCATGGCCAGCGGCCACACGGGCGATGGCCTCTCGTACCGTCATAGATTGCTCTCAGTGCAAAACGGGGTAGGCCTGGGCAAAGGTTTTCTGGTGTCGGAAACGCGAGATCGCCGCCTTGGCCTCCAGCTCTTCACTAAAGGGACCGACCCGGACCCGATACCACACCCTGCCCTGCCGAACGACCTTGCTGACCGAGGGGCTGTAGCCCTGTTGGCGCAGACGTTTCGCGGTCTGCCGAGCGGTTTGCTGCCGGGTCGTAGCCTGGACCTGGACACTCCAGCGTCTCGGTTTGGCGGGCGGCTTTTCATGCTGCGCGCGTGGTGGGGCTGTGACGGATGGCTTGGCTTCAGGCGCGGCGGCAGGTGGCTCGGCCGTAGCCAAAAGAGGTAGCGGGGCGGGTGGTTCCGGGCTCTCTGGCTGCTGGACCGGAACCGCCGCTTGGGGACTGGGCAGAGGCAGCGCCGGTGAGCGGGCGAGGAGTTCTGTTTTCGACCGTCCAACAGGCACGCGTAGCGGCGTGGCCTGTTCGACCGTTTTCTGGGCTTGAACCTCTTTGCCAACATAGATGCCAAAGACAAAAATCAAAAGAGAAGCAAACAGGCAACTCACCACCAGTAGGCTTCCTTCAAACGCACTCACCTGTAACCGATACCGTCGCTGTGCCATACCCGTGTTCGGGCCGAGCCCTCAGCAAACCAGGGGGGTGGCATACAGCCCACCCCCCTGGTTCAGTATACTTTTGGCTCGTTCCACCCGCTCCTCCCACTCCTCCAACACTCGGCCCGCCCTCGCATGGCCCGTTCCACCGCCTACCGGCTGTGGTCTTTAGTCGGTCGCCGTCTCGGCTTCGCGTTCGGTGAACTCAATCAAGGATAGCGGAGCCGCGTCGCCGCGTCGAGGGCCGAGCTTGATAATCCGGGTATAGCCGCCGGCGCGATTCTCAAAACGCGGGGCAATGTCGTCAAACAAACGCGACACCAGGGTCCGGCTACCCAACTGGGCATAGGCCAGACGGCGGGCGTGCAGGGTATCCTTCTTGCCCAGGGTGACAATACGGTCGGCCCAGCGGCGGAGTTCTTTGGCCTTGGCGTCGGTCGTTTGGATTTGCTCGCGCTGGATGAGCGCCTTGAGCAGGTTGCGGATCAGTGCTCGGCGGTGCGCCGTGGTACGGTTCAGTTTTCGTCCAGTTTTGAGGTGTCGCATGACGGTTTATCTCATGTCCCCTACGGGGCTCTAGGAACTCAGCTCTGGCTCGTGTTCCACACGCAGGCGATCCAGCTCTTCCCGCAGGGGAAAGTCGTCGAGCTGCAGCCCCAACTCCAGCCCCATGCTCTGCAGGGTTTCCTTGATTTCGTTCAAGGATTTCCGACCGAAATTCTTGGTCTTGAGCAAGTCGGCCTCACTGCGCTGCACGAGTTCCCCAACATAGCGCAGGTCGGCGCTCTGGAGGCAGTTGGCAGAGCGTACTGACAGGTTCAATTCTTCAATCGGCTGGAGCAGATTCTCATTCACCACCACAGCCGGCTCTTCGCCGGTCTCAGGTCGCCATTCCTGCTCCCCACCCGGACCGGCAAAAACGTTGAGTTGGTCCTGGATAATCCGGGCCGCTGACGCGACCGCCTCTTCGGGCTTCAGACTGCCATCGGTCCATACTTCGAGGGCCAGCCGCTCATAATCGGTCCGTTGGCCGACGCGCGCATTGGTGATGGCGATATTCACCTTGCGTACCGGAGAAAACGCCGCGTCCAGCGGAATCGTGCCGATGGGGTCTTCCTCAGATTTATGCCGCTCGGCAGTCACATACCCCCGACCGGTCTGGACAACCGCCTCGAACTCGAGGCTGGTGTCTTTGCCCAGGCTGGCCAAACGTTTGTCGGGGTTCAGAATTTCGACCTGAGCGCCAACCGTCAGGTCGGCCGCAGTCACCTCACGCTGGCCCTGCACGTCGAGCCGGATCGTCTCCTGATCGGTGTCCTCAAGACGAAAACGGATTTCTTTGAGGTTGAGCAACAGGTCGGTGACGTCTTCGGTCATCCCTGACACGGTTGAGAACTCGTGCAGCACCCCGTTGATGCGCACCTTGGTGATGGCCGCGCCGGTCAGCGAGGAGAGCAAGACCCGGCGCAAAGCGTTCCCCAGAGTCGTGCCGAAACCTCGCTCAAAAGGTTCTCCGATAAAGCGACCATACGTGGGCGTGAGCGTTTGCTCCTCAACGTCGAGGTTCTGCGGCTTGATCAAACTATGCCAAGTGTCCTGCATGCTCCTCCCTCTTCCTTAGGCGCACGGGGCGACAATCCGGAGCCACCCTGGTGGCATGCGGTGTTAGACTTTCGAGTAGAGCTCAACAATCAGCTGTTCATTGACCGGCACGGTGAGGTCGGCCCGTCCGGGCAGGGCTTTCATTCTGCCGACGAACGTATCCTTCTCCACCTCCAACCATTCCGGTACGCCACGCCGCTGGGCCAG
This window of the Desulfurellaceae bacterium genome carries:
- the trpB gene encoding tryptophan synthase subunit beta, producing MPRQPDSRGHFGPYGGRYVAETLMPALIELEALYRQCRRDPTFQTELRALRQEYVGRPTPLTFAERLTQRLGGAKVYLKREDLCHTGAHKINNTIGQALLAKRMGKRRLIAETGAGQHGVATATVAALFGFECEVFMGSDDIVRQAPNVFRMRLLGAKLREVAAGTRTLKDAMNEALRDWITQVGSTFYVIGTVAGPHPYPMLVRDFQSVIGRETRRQVRKQTGRLPDYLIACVGGGSNAMGLFAPFLSADQVRMIGVEAGGLGPGQNAASINGGHIGVLHGSKSYVLQDELGQIQDTYSLAPGLDYPGVGPELSHLNDRGRVEYVTVRDDEAVAAIQLLAETEGIIPALESAHAIAYAASLVPRLRPEETVVINVSGRGDKDLESVARYVEESRDKREGRE
- a CDS encoding phosphoribosylanthranilate isomerase: MTIRVKICGITNVDDARLAVEAGADLIGLNFYPPSPRYVSEPTARAICALLPPTVWRVGVFVNAPRHQVAALAERLGLHAVQFHGDETAPDCRGWQQKTIKALRVGAEPLLPDWSTHPADYVLLDTYRPGRYGGTGTSFVWSRLAGLPEDQRLRLILAGGLTPENVATAIRTVQPWAVDVASGVECAPGQKDADKLRAFIQYAKTA
- the trpC gene encoding indole-3-glycerol phosphate synthase TrpC; translated protein: MILDDIVAHKRTELAAQKRTVSLVQLQDSVHFQAVPPAFLQALQQHPGRTIIAEVKKASPSKGVIRADFDPLRLAHTYTAAGAAAISVLTDQKFFQGHLDYLGLIREHVGLPLLRKDFVFDPYQVYEARSYGASAILLIVAILSDTQLQELAALADSLRLDCLVEVHDEAELERALACQVSLLGINNRDLRTFQTSIETTERLLRHIPPDVTVVSESGLSRAEQLDRLEARGARAFLIGETFMAAPDPGEPLRAMLRAAP
- a CDS encoding SPOR domain-containing protein; this encodes MAQRRYRLQVSAFEGSLLVVSCLFASLLIFVFGIYVGKEVQAQKTVEQATPLRVPVGRSKTELLARSPALPLPSPQAAVPVQQPESPEPPAPLPLLATAEPPAAAPEAKPSVTAPPRAQHEKPPAKPRRWSVQVQATTRQQTARQTAKRLRQQGYSPSVSKVVRQGRVWYRVRVGPFSEELEAKAAISRFRHQKTFAQAYPVLH
- the rplQ gene encoding 50S ribosomal protein L17, translated to MRHLKTGRKLNRTTAHRRALIRNLLKALIQREQIQTTDAKAKELRRWADRIVTLGKKDTLHARRLAYAQLGSRTLVSRLFDDIAPRFENRAGGYTRIIKLGPRRGDAAPLSLIEFTEREAETATD
- the trpD gene encoding anthranilate phosphoribosyltransferase, encoding MTVREAIARVAAGHDLSEQEMALVTAEIMDGQATPAQIGALLTGLHVKGEVVAEIAGAARVMRDRATRVEPPGPVIDTCGTGGDGCRTFNISTAAAFVVVAAGGRVAKHGNRAMSGVVGGADVLETLGAHIELTPEQVAHSLRTVGFGFFLAPAFHKAMRYAVGPRREIGIRTIFNLLGPLTNPAGAGHQLIGVFAQRWVVPLAEALGRLGSRHALVVHGADGLDELSLSGPSHVAEWTEGQVKTYTVQPTEFGLSACRLSELQVSSAQESADLIRHVFAGQPGPARDIVCFNAGAALYVGDLVSSVGQGVARAQAAIDSGAAARTLDAYIALSLTEAV
- a CDS encoding DNA-directed RNA polymerase subunit alpha → MQDTWHSLIKPQNLDVEEQTLTPTYGRFIGEPFERGFGTTLGNALRRVLLSSLTGAAITKVRINGVLHEFSTVSGMTEDVTDLLLNLKEIRFRLEDTDQETIRLDVQGQREVTAADLTVGAQVEILNPDKRLASLGKDTSLEFEAVVQTGRGYVTAERHKSEEDPIGTIPLDAAFSPVRKVNIAITNARVGQRTDYERLALEVWTDGSLKPEEAVASAARIIQDQLNVFAGPGGEQEWRPETGEEPAVVVNENLLQPIEELNLSVRSANCLQSADLRYVGELVQRSEADLLKTKNFGRKSLNEIKETLQSMGLELGLQLDDFPLREELDRLRVEHEPELSS